A DNA window from Mariprofundus aestuarium contains the following coding sequences:
- a CDS encoding lipopolysaccharide assembly protein LapA domain-containing protein, translating to MHGFNSVNWTNVLLVIVLTSFATMFAMANLTLIQVHFLGVSSATIPFYVPVFIAFMLGFFGGVLALLFSRRKHKQEIIWLRQENERLQREVDNLRNIPLQDDV from the coding sequence ATGCACGGTTTTAACTCTGTGAACTGGACCAATGTACTGTTGGTGATTGTGCTTACATCGTTTGCAACGATGTTTGCCATGGCGAACCTGACATTGATTCAAGTCCATTTCCTTGGCGTAAGTAGTGCTACGATTCCGTTCTATGTTCCGGTCTTTATCGCTTTCATGCTCGGTTTTTTTGGTGGCGTTCTGGCACTGCTCTTTTCACGACGCAAGCATAAACAGGAAATTATCTGGCTGCGTCAGGAGAATGAACGCCTGCAGCGGGAAGTGGATAATTTGCGGAATATACCGCTTCAAGACGACGTATGA
- a CDS encoding 30S ribosomal protein S1, translating into MSEAKTLEAVQEVAEAAEVAEVAEVAEVAEVAEVAEVAEVAEVAEVAEVAEVAEVAEVAEVAEVAEVAEVAEVAEVAEVAEVAEEESFKQMFEASLKEHPDVRRGEMIEGMIVGINADAVIMDVGAKNEGSIPLAEFAEAGLELPAVGEMISAMVESAGGTGGVTLSVLAARKRESWGAIEAAVESGEAIDAVITAEVKGGFRVNLNGLTAFMPRSEADTDMHVKSESLIGQPCKVAVLEARRRPENVVVSRKKPMAGQVEVQRAQFFAERAVGDKVTGEVRRMTDFGAFIGLDGVDALLHVSDISWRRIQKPSEMLSTGQRVTVEIVKLNAETGKVSVSMKALQSDPWENVAATYEVGMRLTGTVRRLLDFGAVVELEPGIEGMIHRSEMSWTRSDVKPAQVLSEGDVVDVAVLEVDADARRIRLSLKAVSDNPWQSWLADHSIGSHVTGKIKNITDFGFFVPVGADLDGLVHMENLSWEKHGSEALADYSKGQEVECVVLGVDVEKQRISLGIKQLSGDPFELFLENVKRGDSVNGKVFEMKPSGAVVELAENVHAFLSRREIPREHEELKEGSEIEAKVIEVNRKRRQVELSIRQQLRDEERDAMRNYSQQAAKDSTPSALALELQRKLLGKID; encoded by the coding sequence ATGAGTGAAGCCAAAACATTGGAAGCAGTACAGGAAGTAGCTGAAGCAGCTGAAGTAGCTGAAGTGGCTGAAGTGGCTGAAGTGGCTGAAGTGGCTGAAGTGGCTGAAGTGGCTGAAGTGGCTGAAGTGGCTGAAGTGGCTGAAGTGGCTGAAGTGGCTGAAGTGGCTGAAGTGGCTGAAGTGGCTGAAGTGGCTGAAGTGGCTGAAGTGGCCGAAGTGGCTGAAGTGGCTGAAGTGGCTGAAGTGGCTGAAGAGGAATCTTTCAAGCAGATGTTTGAGGCTTCACTGAAAGAGCATCCGGATGTTCGCCGTGGCGAGATGATTGAAGGCATGATCGTAGGCATCAATGCAGATGCTGTGATTATGGACGTGGGCGCCAAGAATGAAGGCTCGATTCCACTGGCCGAGTTTGCAGAGGCTGGATTGGAGCTGCCCGCAGTTGGAGAGATGATCAGTGCGATGGTTGAGTCGGCTGGCGGCACAGGTGGCGTAACGCTTTCTGTTCTGGCTGCGAGAAAACGTGAATCGTGGGGTGCAATTGAGGCCGCAGTCGAGAGTGGTGAAGCTATTGATGCTGTGATCACCGCTGAAGTAAAGGGTGGTTTCCGGGTAAACCTGAATGGTCTTACTGCATTTATGCCGCGCTCCGAAGCTGATACCGATATGCATGTTAAATCTGAGTCGCTGATTGGACAGCCGTGCAAGGTGGCTGTGCTTGAGGCGCGTCGCAGGCCTGAGAATGTCGTGGTTTCACGCAAGAAGCCAATGGCGGGTCAAGTAGAGGTGCAGCGTGCACAGTTCTTTGCGGAACGCGCAGTTGGGGACAAGGTTACTGGCGAGGTTCGCCGAATGACTGACTTTGGCGCATTTATTGGCCTGGATGGCGTGGATGCGCTGTTGCACGTGTCTGATATCTCGTGGCGACGTATCCAGAAGCCTTCGGAGATGCTCTCCACTGGCCAGCGTGTGACAGTTGAAATTGTAAAGCTTAATGCTGAAACAGGTAAGGTCTCCGTCTCCATGAAAGCGCTGCAGTCCGACCCATGGGAAAATGTAGCAGCCACCTACGAAGTCGGGATGCGCCTGACAGGAACGGTTCGCCGACTACTGGATTTCGGTGCGGTGGTTGAGCTAGAACCGGGAATTGAGGGGATGATTCACCGTTCTGAGATGAGCTGGACCAGGAGTGATGTGAAACCTGCGCAGGTGTTGTCTGAGGGTGATGTGGTTGATGTGGCTGTGCTGGAAGTGGATGCTGATGCACGCCGTATTCGTTTAAGTCTGAAGGCTGTAAGTGATAATCCGTGGCAGAGCTGGTTGGCAGACCATTCGATTGGCTCGCATGTGACAGGTAAGATCAAAAACATTACCGATTTCGGCTTCTTTGTTCCTGTTGGTGCGGATCTTGATGGTCTGGTGCATATGGAAAACCTCTCCTGGGAAAAGCATGGCAGCGAAGCATTGGCTGACTACAGCAAAGGTCAGGAAGTCGAGTGTGTGGTTCTGGGTGTGGATGTAGAAAAACAGCGTATCTCGTTGGGCATCAAGCAGCTCTCAGGTGACCCCTTTGAACTGTTCCTTGAGAATGTGAAGCGTGGTGACAGCGTTAATGGCAAGGTATTTGAGATGAAGCCGAGCGGTGCTGTCGTGGAGTTGGCTGAGAACGTGCATGCATTCCTCTCCAGGCGCGAAATTCCTCGCGAACACGAAGAGTTGAAAGAGGGAAGCGAGATCGAGGCGAAGGTCATCGAGGTAAACCGCAAGCGCAGGCAGGTGGAACTCTCTATTCGCCAGCAGCTGCGCGATGAAGAGCGCGACGCGATGCGCAACTATTCGCAGCAGGCGGCCAAGGACTCAACACCTTCGGCACTGGCGCTGGAGCTGCAGCGGAAACTGCTGGGGAAAATTGACTGA
- the cmk gene encoding (d)CMP kinase gives MSNWQAVPGLQIAIDGPSGSGKGTVAKMLAGEVGLPVLDTGLLYRLIGGLALERDIALDDSEALAALVDEMLEQVAWTVNGIAFGGENWTDRLRSEAVGAAASTVAAQQQVRDKLLGLQRKIAESGCIMDGRDVGTVVLPQAQAKFFLNASVRERARRRWAQLKDQGGSSLEAVIEELKMRDQRDRERQHAPLRQAEDGIAIDSTTMRVDDVVDRMLGVLARRGLITAV, from the coding sequence ATGAGTAATTGGCAGGCTGTTCCCGGATTACAAATTGCGATTGACGGACCATCAGGCTCGGGCAAGGGGACAGTGGCCAAAATGCTGGCCGGAGAGGTTGGATTGCCGGTACTGGATACCGGCCTTCTCTATCGACTGATTGGTGGCCTTGCTCTGGAACGTGATATTGCACTGGATGATAGCGAAGCCCTTGCAGCGCTGGTGGATGAGATGCTTGAGCAGGTTGCATGGACGGTGAATGGCATCGCTTTTGGCGGGGAAAACTGGACCGATCGACTGCGCAGTGAGGCGGTTGGTGCTGCGGCATCAACAGTGGCTGCACAGCAGCAGGTACGGGATAAACTGCTTGGTTTGCAGCGAAAGATTGCCGAATCCGGATGTATCATGGATGGCCGTGATGTAGGCACGGTGGTGCTGCCACAAGCCCAAGCCAAATTCTTTCTTAATGCTTCGGTGCGAGAGCGGGCCCGCAGACGCTGGGCGCAGTTGAAAGATCAGGGGGGGAGCTCCCTTGAAGCGGTGATTGAGGAGCTGAAAATGCGTGACCAACGCGACAGGGAGCGTCAGCATGCGCCACTTCGTCAAGCAGAGGATGGGATCGCTATCGACTCAACGACCATGCGGGTGGATGATGTGGTGGATCGGATGCTTGGGGTTCTGGCGCGGCGAGGCTTGATTACCGCCGTCTGA
- the aroA gene encoding 3-phosphoshikimate 1-carboxyvinyltransferase, with protein MEIGGTLIAGPAKGPLYGEITVPGDKSMSHRSVMLASLADGITEIHGFLPGDDNVATAQMFIDMGVKIEWLNDKKTALRVYGVGLHGLKKPEAMLDAGNAGTCVRLMTGILAGQEFESTVTGDASLRKRPMKRVVDPVRSMGATVTGNDDGNLLPITISGGKLNAIHHVSEVASAQVKSCVLLAGLYANGVTLVNEPKPTRDHTERMLPLFGQPVDVAVDGTISIFPNNRLTAPEGVVDIPADPSSACFFAVAASLVDGSDVTLKSIGINPRRDGWRRVMSDMGASLTLENEAKVGEEPVADVRVRSGGLHGMHVDPNDVPDAIDEFPVIFAAAALADGEFVLEDAEELRVKESDRISAMADALSAAGADIEERPDGAVIRGLASLKGGAEVDALGDHRIAMAMAVAAQRADGEIRIHNAAAIATSFPNFVALAQSIGMNVRWQDEV; from the coding sequence ATGGAAATCGGCGGAACACTGATTGCAGGCCCGGCTAAGGGGCCACTATATGGGGAGATCACCGTTCCCGGTGACAAGTCGATGTCGCACCGTTCGGTGATGCTGGCCTCGCTTGCTGATGGCATCACGGAGATTCACGGCTTCCTTCCTGGTGACGATAATGTCGCTACCGCACAGATGTTTATCGACATGGGTGTGAAGATTGAGTGGCTAAATGATAAGAAAACCGCACTGCGTGTGTATGGCGTTGGCTTGCACGGCTTGAAGAAACCGGAGGCCATGCTTGATGCCGGCAATGCTGGTACCTGCGTGCGCCTGATGACCGGCATTCTGGCGGGTCAGGAATTTGAGAGCACGGTGACCGGTGATGCCAGCTTGCGCAAACGCCCTATGAAGCGCGTGGTTGATCCCGTGCGCAGCATGGGTGCAACGGTGACAGGCAACGATGATGGCAATCTGCTGCCGATCACCATTTCCGGCGGCAAGTTGAATGCAATCCACCACGTTTCCGAGGTGGCCAGTGCACAGGTGAAGTCGTGTGTGCTGCTGGCGGGCCTTTATGCCAATGGTGTAACTCTGGTGAATGAACCGAAACCGACGCGCGATCATACCGAACGTATGCTGCCGCTGTTCGGGCAACCGGTAGATGTGGCTGTGGATGGTACAATATCAATTTTCCCCAATAACAGACTGACTGCCCCTGAGGGGGTGGTCGATATTCCTGCTGACCCCTCATCTGCCTGTTTCTTTGCCGTGGCGGCAAGCCTTGTGGATGGCTCGGATGTGACGCTGAAATCTATCGGTATCAATCCGCGTCGTGATGGCTGGCGACGGGTGATGAGTGACATGGGTGCATCACTCACATTGGAAAATGAGGCGAAGGTTGGTGAAGAACCGGTGGCTGATGTGCGTGTCAGGTCCGGCGGGCTGCACGGCATGCATGTAGATCCGAACGATGTGCCAGATGCCATTGATGAGTTTCCAGTGATCTTTGCAGCGGCGGCACTGGCTGATGGTGAGTTTGTGCTTGAAGATGCCGAAGAGTTAAGGGTGAAAGAGTCCGACCGCATCAGCGCGATGGCTGATGCTCTATCTGCTGCAGGTGCTGATATCGAAGAACGCCCTGACGGCGCAGTCATTCGAGGTCTGGCCAGCTTGAAAGGCGGGGCTGAGGTAGATGCACTCGGTGATCACCGTATTGCCATGGCGATGGCAGTGGCGGCTCAGCGAGCCGATGGTGAAATTCGCATCCACAATGCGGCGGCAATTGCCACCAGCTTTCCGAATTTCGTGGCGCTAGCCCAGAGCATAGGCATGAACGTGCGCTGGCAGGATGAGGTTTAA
- a CDS encoding prephenate dehydrogenase, which translates to MSSAEKPLIGHLVIVGVGLIGGSVSLALKKAGVVGHVTGVGRNRDNLELAQRIGIVDAWTHDVGEAVRDADVVLLAVPMSAYASVFAAMAKTLPEHAVVTDAGSTKQSTIIAANKFLPGPERFIAAHPIAGTEKSGAGAAFAELYEKRLCVITPVGDSSATALALVMQLWEKTGSRVVTMDAAEHDDFLASVSHLPHLAAFALVNAVRRQKSEGHDPFCFAAGGFRDFTRIASSSPEMWRDIALSNRDALLGQLDAFQQELNGMREALLADDADRLLKEFSAAREAREAWLAKHGDGL; encoded by the coding sequence GTGTCCAGTGCTGAAAAGCCATTGATTGGCCATCTTGTCATTGTCGGAGTCGGCCTCATAGGCGGTTCGGTGAGCCTTGCCTTGAAAAAGGCGGGTGTAGTTGGACATGTCACCGGTGTTGGTCGAAATCGCGACAACCTTGAGCTGGCGCAACGGATCGGTATTGTCGACGCGTGGACCCACGATGTCGGTGAAGCGGTTCGTGATGCTGATGTGGTGCTGTTGGCCGTGCCGATGAGCGCTTACGCGTCGGTTTTCGCTGCCATGGCGAAAACGCTGCCGGAACATGCTGTGGTCACGGATGCCGGAAGCACCAAGCAGTCAACGATTATTGCTGCAAACAAGTTCCTGCCAGGACCCGAGCGTTTTATTGCTGCTCACCCGATTGCGGGAACGGAAAAGTCCGGTGCCGGTGCTGCCTTTGCCGAGCTGTATGAGAAACGACTCTGTGTCATTACCCCGGTTGGTGACTCCAGTGCGACTGCACTGGCTCTGGTTATGCAGTTGTGGGAGAAGACTGGTAGTCGGGTTGTCACTATGGATGCGGCAGAGCACGATGATTTCCTTGCTTCAGTCAGTCACCTGCCTCATCTGGCGGCCTTTGCGCTGGTTAATGCAGTGCGTCGGCAAAAGAGTGAGGGGCATGATCCGTTCTGTTTTGCTGCCGGAGGTTTTCGTGACTTTACCCGCATCGCTTCATCCTCACCTGAGATGTGGCGTGACATAGCGCTCAGCAATCGTGATGCGCTGCTGGGGCAGTTGGATGCGTTCCAGCAGGAGCTGAACGGCATGCGCGAGGCACTGCTGGCGGATGATGCTGACAGGTTGTTGAAAGAATTTTCTGCGGCCAGAGAAGCACGCGAAGCATGGCTGGCTAAACATGGGGATGGATTGTAA
- the hisC gene encoding histidinol-phosphate transaminase, producing the protein MSINWLARAVPQTSGLYPYVPGKPVETLLREKGLSRAVKLASNENPYGPSPKAIAAMQHAAAGVNRYPDGDANLLKDALASFHHVNRDQLLLGNGSNEVLDILIRTFAGAGDEVVFSSRGFIVYALAAQAAGATSVSVPEADGLTHDLEAMAHAVNEKTKVVCVANPNNPTGTLHGNDRLQDFLDSLPRDVVVIIDEAYYEFVADTQGDSVHDLSHPGLVISRTFSKAYGLAGCRVGYAIADAEITALANRYREPFNLNLLAQVAAVAALDDREWVMARVAENNQERQRLESALDGLGLLGGRCFGNFVLLRHAQCGELLRSFEDRGIIPRPLAPYGMADYLRISVGTADENNEFLQMLNVILAELQE; encoded by the coding sequence ATGAGCATAAACTGGCTGGCACGTGCTGTGCCGCAAACATCAGGCTTGTACCCGTATGTGCCGGGTAAGCCTGTGGAGACGCTGCTGCGCGAAAAGGGGCTTTCCCGCGCCGTAAAACTGGCCTCCAACGAGAATCCTTATGGCCCGTCTCCCAAGGCGATTGCTGCGATGCAGCATGCTGCGGCTGGCGTTAACCGCTATCCCGATGGTGATGCCAACCTTCTGAAAGATGCGCTGGCCTCATTTCACCATGTGAATCGTGATCAGCTGTTGCTTGGCAATGGCTCTAATGAGGTGCTGGATATTCTGATTCGAACCTTTGCCGGAGCTGGCGATGAGGTCGTCTTTTCCAGCCGTGGCTTTATCGTTTATGCACTGGCGGCACAGGCTGCTGGGGCAACGTCCGTTTCAGTGCCTGAAGCTGATGGGCTGACCCACGACCTTGAAGCCATGGCTCATGCTGTGAATGAGAAGACCAAGGTGGTCTGTGTCGCCAATCCGAACAACCCGACCGGCACACTGCATGGTAACGATCGTCTGCAGGATTTTCTCGACAGCTTGCCTCGTGATGTTGTGGTGATTATCGATGAGGCCTATTACGAGTTTGTCGCTGACACACAGGGTGATTCTGTGCATGACCTCTCACATCCGGGGCTGGTGATCAGCCGTACCTTCTCCAAAGCCTACGGCTTGGCGGGTTGCAGGGTTGGTTATGCCATTGCCGACGCTGAAATCACGGCGCTGGCCAATCGTTATCGCGAACCATTCAACCTGAACCTGTTGGCTCAGGTTGCTGCCGTTGCAGCATTGGATGACCGAGAGTGGGTGATGGCCCGCGTGGCTGAGAATAATCAAGAGCGTCAACGACTGGAGTCTGCTCTTGACGGCTTGGGGCTGCTCGGCGGCCGCTGTTTTGGCAACTTTGTACTGCTGCGTCACGCGCAGTGCGGGGAGCTTTTGCGGAGCTTTGAAGATAGAGGCATCATTCCACGCCCGCTTGCGCCTTATGGCATGGCGGATTACCTGCGCATCTCAGTGGGTACGGCAGATGAGAATAACGAGTTCCTGCAGATGTTGAATGTCATCCTTGCAGAGCTCCAGGAGTAA
- the pheA gene encoding prephenate dehydratase, with protein sequence MGDLEEKLNKLRVAIDAVDDEVLDLIRKRAQLAAQVGEAKQNKGNAPFYVPSREASIIRRLLARNAVAAEASHETKVSDEAIHGIYREIIGACLALEHPMTIAYLGPEGTFSHTAATRQFGATPKYLPCSSLELVFDEVEAGRATYGVVPVENAFEGAVTPTLDLFADMERDVFICAEVQLSIHHHLFTYADSLDEIEVVLSHPQPLGQCRNWLASHLPNAQMMDSSSTIRAAQIVEDAKTHGSGSLDWKKCAVIGPYSIVDQSELPLVQRNIEDYHDNTTRFYVIGQHDSPASGEDKTSLVMSIKDEPGVLHNLISSFAGRGIGLTRIESRPSKKKLWEYVFFVDVQGHRDDTSVAEAIAEIQAKPGGFIKVLGSYPVSKPL encoded by the coding sequence ATGGGTGATCTGGAAGAGAAACTGAACAAATTACGTGTCGCGATTGATGCTGTTGATGATGAGGTGCTGGACTTGATCCGCAAGCGCGCACAATTGGCTGCGCAGGTGGGTGAGGCCAAGCAGAACAAGGGCAATGCGCCGTTTTATGTGCCGAGTCGTGAGGCCTCAATTATCCGCCGACTGCTGGCACGCAATGCAGTCGCTGCAGAAGCCTCTCACGAAACGAAAGTTTCCGATGAGGCGATCCACGGTATCTACCGTGAGATTATCGGCGCCTGCCTGGCATTGGAACATCCGATGACCATCGCCTATCTCGGCCCTGAAGGTACATTCAGTCATACAGCCGCCACACGCCAGTTCGGCGCAACGCCGAAGTATCTGCCATGCAGCTCACTGGAGCTGGTGTTTGATGAGGTTGAAGCCGGGCGAGCTACCTACGGTGTTGTGCCGGTAGAGAATGCTTTTGAGGGGGCGGTAACGCCTACGCTGGATCTCTTTGCTGATATGGAACGCGATGTGTTTATCTGTGCTGAAGTGCAACTCTCGATCCACCATCACCTCTTCACCTATGCCGATTCACTTGATGAGATTGAGGTGGTACTTTCACATCCGCAGCCACTGGGTCAGTGCCGCAACTGGCTAGCCTCTCACCTGCCAAATGCGCAGATGATGGACTCCTCCTCCACTATTCGTGCCGCACAAATTGTTGAAGATGCAAAAACCCACGGTTCCGGTTCACTGGACTGGAAAAAGTGTGCTGTGATTGGTCCCTACTCGATTGTTGATCAGTCGGAGTTGCCGCTGGTTCAGCGTAATATTGAAGATTATCATGATAATACGACCCGTTTTTATGTCATCGGTCAGCACGACTCTCCGGCTTCCGGTGAGGATAAAACATCACTAGTGATGTCGATCAAGGATGAACCGGGTGTGCTGCATAATCTGATCTCATCCTTTGCCGGTCGCGGCATCGGCCTGACCCGTATCGAGTCGCGTCCATCGAAGAAGAAGCTCTGGGAGTATGTCTTCTTCGTTGATGTGCAGGGCCATCGTGACGACACAAGTGTCGCCGAAGCAATTGCCGAGATTCAAGCCAAACCGGGTGGATTCATCAAGGTGCTGGGCTCCTATCCGGTCTCCAAACCGCTGTAA